From a region of the Streptomyces sp. NBC_00193 genome:
- the nuoF gene encoding NADH-quinone oxidoreductase subunit NuoF — protein MTVSTELSKNGTSPEKLLAPVLSAFWDEPQSWTLETYRRHEGYEGLRKALAMTPDDLIAYVKDSGLRGRGGAGFPTGMKWQFIPQGDGKPHYLVVNADESEPGTCKDIPLLFANPHSLIEGMIIACYAIRSEHAFIYLRGETVPVLRRLHEAVREAYEAGYLGENILGSGLKLDITVHAGAGAYICGEETALLDSLEGRRGQPRLRPPFPAVEGLYACPTVVNNVESIASVPAILNKGKDWFKSMGTEKSPGFTLYSLSGHVVGPGQYEAPLGITLRQLLDMSGGMRPGHRLKFWTPGGSSTPMFTEEHLDVPLDYEGVGAAGSMLGTKALQCFDETTCVVRAVTRWTEFYAHESCGKCTPCREGTYWLVQLLRDIEAGKGVMSDLEKLNDIADNINGKSFCALGDGAASPIFSSLKYFRAEYEQHITGKGCPFDPKKSTLWADTEVTA, from the coding sequence ATGACCGTGTCCACCGAACTGAGTAAGAACGGAACGAGTCCGGAGAAGCTCCTCGCGCCCGTCCTGTCGGCGTTCTGGGACGAGCCGCAGTCGTGGACGCTGGAGACCTACCGGCGCCACGAGGGCTACGAGGGCCTGCGCAAGGCGCTCGCCATGACCCCCGACGACCTCATCGCCTACGTGAAGGACTCGGGCCTGCGCGGACGCGGCGGCGCCGGCTTCCCCACCGGAATGAAGTGGCAGTTCATTCCGCAGGGCGACGGCAAGCCGCACTACCTCGTCGTGAACGCGGACGAGTCGGAGCCGGGGACCTGCAAGGACATCCCGCTCCTCTTCGCCAACCCGCACTCCCTCATCGAGGGAATGATCATCGCCTGTTACGCGATCCGCTCGGAGCACGCCTTCATCTACCTGCGCGGCGAGACCGTGCCGGTGCTGCGGCGGCTGCACGAGGCGGTCCGCGAGGCGTACGAGGCCGGCTACCTCGGGGAGAACATCCTCGGGAGCGGGCTGAAGCTCGACATCACCGTGCACGCGGGAGCGGGCGCCTACATCTGCGGCGAGGAAACGGCCCTTCTGGACTCCCTCGAAGGACGCCGCGGCCAGCCCCGGCTGCGTCCCCCCTTCCCCGCGGTCGAGGGGCTCTACGCCTGCCCCACCGTGGTGAACAACGTGGAGTCCATCGCCTCGGTTCCCGCGATCCTGAACAAGGGCAAGGACTGGTTCAAGTCGATGGGGACCGAGAAGTCCCCCGGCTTCACGCTGTACTCGCTCTCCGGCCACGTCGTCGGCCCCGGCCAGTACGAGGCCCCGCTCGGGATCACGCTGCGCCAGCTCCTCGACATGAGCGGCGGCATGCGCCCCGGGCACCGGCTGAAGTTCTGGACCCCGGGCGGCTCCTCCACCCCGATGTTCACCGAGGAGCACCTCGACGTCCCGCTGGACTACGAGGGCGTGGGAGCTGCCGGCTCCATGCTCGGCACCAAGGCCCTGCAGTGCTTCGACGAGACGACCTGCGTGGTGCGGGCGGTGACCCGCTGGACCGAGTTCTACGCCCACGAGTCCTGCGGCAAGTGCACGCCCTGCCGCGAAGGCACGTACTGGCTGGTCCAGTTGCTCCGCGACATCGAAGCGGGCAAGGGGGTCATGTCCGACCTCGAGAAGCTGAACGACATCGCCGACAACATCAACGGCAAGTCGTTCTGCGCGCTCGGCGACGGCGCCGCCAGCCCCATCTTCTCCTCGCTCAAGTACTTCCGCGCGGAGTACGAGCAGCACATCACGGGCAAGGGCTGCCCCTTCGACCCCAAGAAGTCGACCCTCTGGGCCGACACGGAGGTGACCGCATGA
- the nuoE gene encoding NADH-quinone oxidoreductase subunit NuoE: MTANQPVSGVSLGMPQLPAPDFPADARARLEADAKEVIARYPDSRSALLPLLHLVQSQEGYVSRTGIRFCAEVLGLTTAEVTAVATFYTMYRRKPSGDYQVGVCTNTLCAVMGGDAIFEELKDHLGVGNNETTPDGKVTLEHIECNAACDYAPVVMVNWEFFDNQTPESAKAMVDDLLAGRPVEPTRGAPLCTYKETARILAGFPDEREGAVEASGGAGPASLIGLRIARGEAPHTPIVHPRGEATIEGGE, from the coding sequence ATGACAGCCAATCAGCCCGTATCAGGGGTGAGCCTGGGCATGCCCCAGCTTCCGGCACCCGACTTCCCGGCCGACGCGCGCGCCCGGCTGGAAGCGGATGCGAAGGAAGTCATCGCCCGCTACCCCGACAGCCGCTCCGCGCTGCTGCCGCTGCTCCACCTCGTCCAGTCGCAGGAGGGCTACGTCTCGCGCACCGGCATCCGGTTCTGCGCCGAGGTGCTGGGCCTGACGACCGCCGAGGTCACGGCCGTGGCGACCTTCTACACGATGTACCGGCGCAAGCCCTCCGGGGACTACCAGGTCGGCGTGTGCACGAACACCCTGTGCGCGGTCATGGGCGGCGACGCCATCTTCGAGGAGCTCAAGGACCACCTCGGGGTCGGCAACAACGAGACCACCCCCGACGGCAAGGTCACCCTCGAACACATCGAGTGCAACGCGGCCTGCGACTACGCCCCCGTGGTGATGGTCAACTGGGAGTTCTTCGACAACCAGACCCCCGAGTCCGCCAAGGCCATGGTCGACGACCTGCTGGCGGGCCGCCCCGTCGAGCCGACCCGGGGCGCGCCGCTGTGCACGTACAAGGAGACCGCGCGGATCCTGGCGGGCTTCCCCGACGAGCGCGAAGGCGCGGTCGAGGCGAGCGGCGGCGCCGGTCCCGCGTCGCTGATCGGCCTGCGCATCGCGCGCGGCGAAGCCCCGCACACCCCGATCGTGCACCCGCGCGGCGAGGCCACCATCGAGGGAGGGGAGTGA
- a CDS encoding NADH-quinone oxidoreductase subunit D, producing MSPTSNSASHHASADHASARETTEGTVYTVTGGDWDEIVQSAARADDERIVVNMGPQHPSTHGVLRLILEIDGETVTEARCGIGYLHTGIEKNLEYRNWTQGTTFVTRMDYLTPFFNETAYCLGVEKLLGITDQIPDRASAIRVLLMELNRLSSHLVCIATGGMELGATTIMIYGFRDRELILDVFELITGLRMNHAFVRPGGLAQDLPPGAVDQLREFVKTMKKNLPEYDKLATGNPIFKARMQDVGYLDLTGCMALGATGPVLRSAGLPHDLRKTDPYCGYENYEFDVPTTESCDSYGRFLIRLEEMRQSLRIVEQCLDRLEPGPVMVADKKIAWPAQLAMGPDGLGNSLDHIKQIMGTSMESLIHHFKLVTEGFRVPAGQAYAAVESPKGELGVHVVSDGGTRPYRVHFRDPSFTNLQAMAAMCEGGQVADVIVAVASIDPVMGGVDR from the coding sequence ATGTCCCCTACATCGAACAGCGCGTCACACCACGCCTCCGCCGACCACGCTTCGGCGCGCGAGACGACCGAGGGCACCGTCTACACCGTCACCGGCGGCGACTGGGACGAGATCGTCCAGTCGGCGGCCCGCGCGGACGACGAGCGGATCGTCGTCAACATGGGCCCCCAGCACCCCTCCACCCACGGAGTGCTCCGCCTGATCCTGGAGATCGACGGCGAGACGGTCACCGAGGCCCGCTGCGGCATCGGCTACCTCCACACCGGCATCGAGAAGAACCTCGAATACCGGAACTGGACGCAGGGCACCACCTTCGTCACGCGCATGGACTACCTGACGCCGTTCTTCAACGAGACGGCGTACTGCCTGGGCGTCGAGAAGCTGCTCGGCATCACCGACCAGATCCCGGACCGCGCCTCCGCCATCCGCGTCCTGCTGATGGAGCTCAACCGGCTCTCCTCCCACCTGGTGTGCATCGCCACCGGCGGCATGGAGCTGGGCGCGACCACGATCATGATCTACGGGTTCCGCGACCGCGAGCTGATCCTCGACGTGTTCGAGCTGATCACCGGACTGCGCATGAACCACGCGTTCGTCCGCCCCGGCGGCCTCGCGCAGGACCTGCCCCCGGGCGCCGTGGACCAGCTCCGCGAGTTCGTGAAGACCATGAAGAAGAACCTGCCGGAGTACGACAAGCTCGCCACCGGCAACCCCATCTTCAAGGCCCGCATGCAGGACGTCGGCTACCTCGACCTCACCGGCTGCATGGCGCTCGGCGCCACCGGCCCGGTCCTGCGCTCCGCCGGCCTCCCGCACGACCTGCGCAAGACGGACCCGTACTGCGGCTACGAGAACTACGAGTTCGACGTGCCGACCACCGAGTCCTGCGACTCCTACGGGCGGTTCCTGATCCGCCTGGAGGAGATGCGCCAGTCCCTGCGGATCGTCGAGCAGTGCCTGGACCGGCTGGAGCCGGGCCCGGTCATGGTCGCCGACAAGAAGATCGCCTGGCCGGCGCAGCTCGCGATGGGCCCCGACGGCCTCGGCAACTCGCTCGACCACATCAAGCAGATCATGGGCACCTCCATGGAGTCCCTCATCCACCACTTCAAGCTGGTGACCGAGGGCTTCCGGGTACCGGCCGGCCAGGCCTACGCGGCCGTGGAGTCGCCCAAGGGCGAGCTCGGCGTGCACGTCGTCTCCGACGGCGGAACCCGCCCCTACCGGGTCCACTTCCGCGACCCGTCCTTCACCAACCTGCAGGCCATGGCGGCGATGTGCGAGGGCGGCCAGGTCGCCGACGTCATCGTGGCCGTCGCCTCCATCGACCCCGTGATGGGAGGCGTCGACCGATGA
- a CDS encoding NADH-quinone oxidoreductase subunit C — MSEDPAVNSGPQAGDGDNVPAPRGAAGPEVIGVRKGMFGASNGGDTSGYGGLVRTVALPGASARPYGSYFDEVVDELEGALEEQDLVPDNAIEKVVVDRAELTLHIAREHLLLVARTLRDDPALRFELCTGVSGVHFPDDKGRELHAVYHLRSLTHGRIVRLEVTAPDADPHVPSIVSVYPTNDWHERETYDFFGLIFDGHPALTRIMMPDDWQGFPQRKDYPLGGIAIEYKGAQIPAPDQRRSYS, encoded by the coding sequence GTGAGCGAGGACCCGGCCGTGAACAGCGGCCCCCAAGCCGGCGACGGCGACAACGTGCCCGCACCCCGCGGAGCGGCCGGCCCCGAGGTGATCGGCGTCCGCAAGGGCATGTTCGGCGCCAGCAACGGCGGCGACACCAGCGGCTACGGCGGCCTCGTGCGCACCGTGGCCCTGCCCGGTGCGAGCGCCCGCCCGTACGGCTCGTACTTCGACGAGGTCGTCGACGAGCTCGAAGGGGCGCTGGAGGAACAGGACCTCGTCCCGGACAACGCGATCGAGAAGGTCGTCGTCGACCGGGCGGAGCTGACCCTCCACATCGCGCGCGAGCACCTCCTCCTCGTCGCCAGGACCCTGCGCGACGACCCGGCCCTGCGCTTCGAGCTCTGCACCGGCGTCAGCGGGGTGCACTTCCCGGACGACAAGGGCCGCGAGCTGCACGCCGTCTACCACCTGCGCTCGCTCACCCACGGCCGGATCGTGCGGCTGGAGGTCACCGCCCCGGACGCCGACCCGCACGTCCCCTCGATCGTCTCCGTCTACCCGACGAACGACTGGCACGAGCGCGAGACGTACGACTTCTTCGGCCTGATCTTCGACGGGCACCCGGCCCTCACCCGGATCATGATGCCGGACGACTGGCAGGGCTTCCCGCAGCGCAAGGACTACCCGCTCGGCGGCATCGCCATCGAGTACAAGGGCGCCCAGATCCCGGCTCCCGACCAGCGGAGGTCGTACAGCTGA
- a CDS encoding NADH-quinone oxidoreductase subunit B family protein, whose translation MGLEEKLPSGFLLTTVEQAAGWVRKASVFPATFGLACCAIEMMTTGAGRYDLARFGMEVFRGSPRQADLMIVAGRVSQKMAPVLRQVYDQMPAPKWVISMGVCASSGGMFNNYAIVQGVDHIVPVDIYLPGCPPRPEMLLDAILKLHQKIQGGKLGVNREEAAREAEEAALKALPTIEMKGLLR comes from the coding sequence ATGGGACTGGAAGAGAAGCTGCCGAGCGGCTTTCTGCTGACCACCGTCGAACAGGCCGCGGGATGGGTGCGCAAGGCGTCCGTCTTCCCGGCCACCTTCGGCCTGGCCTGCTGCGCCATCGAGATGATGACCACCGGAGCGGGCCGGTACGACCTGGCCCGCTTCGGCATGGAGGTCTTCCGCGGATCCCCGCGCCAGGCCGACCTGATGATCGTGGCGGGCCGGGTCAGCCAGAAGATGGCGCCGGTGCTGCGGCAGGTGTACGACCAGATGCCCGCTCCCAAGTGGGTCATCTCTATGGGTGTTTGTGCGTCTTCGGGCGGAATGTTCAACAACTACGCGATCGTCCAGGGCGTCGACCACATCGTCCCCGTGGACATCTACCTGCCCGGCTGCCCGCCCCGCCCCGAGATGCTGCTCGACGCGATCCTCAAGCTCCACCAGAAGATCCAGGGCGGCAAGCTCGGCGTGAACCGGGAAGAGGCGGCCCGCGAGGCGGAGGAGGCGGCCCTCAAGGCGCTCCCCACCATTGAGATGAAGGGGCTCCTGCGGTGA
- a CDS encoding NADH-quinone oxidoreductase subunit A, producing MNAYAPILVLGALGAGFAIFSVVMATLIGPKRYNRAKLEAYECGIEPTPMPAGGGRFPIKYYLTAMLFIVFDIEVVFLYPWAVTFDSLGIFGLVEMLLFVLTVFVAYAYVWRRGGLEWD from the coding sequence GTGAATGCGTACGCGCCCATCCTCGTGCTCGGCGCCCTCGGCGCAGGGTTTGCGATCTTCTCCGTGGTCATGGCCACGCTGATCGGTCCAAAACGGTACAACCGGGCAAAACTTGAAGCGTACGAGTGCGGCATCGAGCCCACTCCCATGCCGGCCGGTGGCGGCCGCTTCCCCATCAAGTACTACCTGACGGCGATGCTCTTCATCGTCTTCGACATCGAGGTTGTCTTCCTCTACCCCTGGGCGGTCACTTTCGACTCGCTGGGGATCTTCGGGCTCGTCGAGATGCTCCTCTTCGTGCTCACCGTCTTCGTCGCCTACGCCTACGTATGGCGCCGCGGCGGCCTGGAATGGGACTGA
- a CDS encoding C40 family peptidase has product MSLTAHIPSHRKPRRSASKLAVRAGVAGGVLSTLAMAGTASATPSAEPVHETTLEMPVLNLDLSAEVSSSVAKAAENTRAAAVDGELNALEETARTGAAAEAKQLKADAQQKADAEAKAKAEADRKAESERANRSAARAPIQSNSGSSSNGSSAGSSQGKGTVTAPVTGSAAAIVSFARAQVGKAYVMGGTGPSSFDCSGLVQAAYRQAGISLPRMSQAQSSAGTSVSLNALQPGDILYWGSKGSAYHVAIYVGGGKFVGAQNPSTGIVERSLSYDKPTGAVRVL; this is encoded by the coding sequence ATGTCCCTTACCGCTCACATACCCAGCCACCGGAAGCCCCGCCGCAGCGCCTCGAAGCTCGCGGTCCGCGCCGGAGTTGCCGGTGGCGTCCTCAGCACCCTGGCCATGGCCGGCACGGCGAGCGCCACCCCCTCCGCCGAGCCCGTCCACGAGACCACCCTCGAAATGCCGGTCCTCAACCTGGACCTGAGCGCCGAGGTGTCCTCGTCCGTGGCCAAGGCCGCGGAGAACACCCGCGCCGCCGCCGTCGACGGCGAGCTCAACGCCCTGGAGGAGACCGCCCGCACGGGCGCCGCCGCCGAGGCCAAGCAGCTGAAGGCCGACGCGCAGCAGAAGGCCGACGCCGAGGCGAAGGCGAAGGCGGAGGCGGACCGCAAGGCCGAGTCCGAGCGCGCCAACCGCAGCGCGGCCCGCGCTCCGATCCAGAGCAACTCCGGTTCCTCCTCGAACGGCTCCTCCGCGGGCTCCTCGCAGGGCAAGGGCACCGTCACGGCCCCCGTGACCGGCTCCGCCGCCGCCATCGTCAGCTTCGCCCGCGCGCAGGTCGGCAAGGCGTACGTCATGGGCGGCACCGGCCCGTCCTCGTTCGACTGCTCGGGCCTCGTCCAGGCCGCGTACCGCCAGGCCGGCATCAGCCTGCCGCGCATGTCGCAGGCGCAGTCCTCGGCCGGCACCTCGGTCTCCCTGAACGCCCTCCAGCCGGGCGACATCCTGTACTGGGGCTCCAAGGGCAGCGCGTACCACGTCGCCATCTACGTCGGCGGCGGCAAGTTCGTCGGCGCGCAGAACCCCAGCACCGGCATCGTCGAGCGCTCCCTGAGCTACGACAAGCCGACGGGCGCCGTCCGCGTCCTCTGA
- a CDS encoding DNA-binding protein, with amino-acid sequence MVSKRLKIKAKSEGTLVLDAQGLSLHVDGDEGMRARIEVAQQSGRRVALSALTPLEVRRTGEAAKRLQFLLSRFDVKPVSDAVTDAAAKLLDASGLDGHECLVDALVVATAALCTPPVLLVTSDKSHIPALCKAAEELPGSPKVKIVSV; translated from the coding sequence GTGGTAAGCAAGCGCCTCAAGATCAAGGCGAAGAGCGAGGGGACGCTCGTCCTGGACGCCCAGGGGCTTTCGCTGCACGTCGACGGCGACGAGGGGATGCGTGCGCGCATCGAGGTCGCTCAGCAGAGCGGCCGGCGCGTGGCGCTCTCCGCACTGACGCCCTTGGAGGTGCGCCGGACGGGAGAAGCCGCCAAGCGACTCCAGTTCCTGCTGTCCCGGTTCGACGTGAAGCCGGTCAGCGACGCGGTGACAGACGCCGCGGCAAAACTGCTGGACGCCTCGGGCCTTGACGGACACGAATGCCTCGTGGACGCACTCGTGGTCGCCACGGCTGCACTGTGCACGCCCCCGGTACTCCTCGTCACTTCTGACAAGTCGCACATCCCAGCGCTGTGCAAGGCCGCCGAGGAGCTTCCCGGCTCGCCGAAGGTGAAGATCGTCAGCGTCTGA
- a CDS encoding geranylgeranyl reductase family protein, with translation MTEPLSEHSADVIVVGAGPAGSTTAYYLAKAGLDVLLLEKTAFPREKVCGDGLTPRATKQLVSMGIDISEEAGWLRNKGLRIIGGGQRLQLDWPELASFPDYGLVRKRDDFDETLARQAQKAGARLYERCNVGEPVRDPRTGHITGVTAKLGEEKTQVTFHAPLVVAADGNSSRLSLAMGLHRREDRPMGVAVRTYFTSPRHDDDYLESWLELWDRRGAEDRLLPGYGWIFGMGDGTSNVGLGILNSSSAFKELDWREVLKAWCASMPEDWGYTPENMTQPIRGAALPMAFNRQPHYTKGLLLVGDAGGLVNPFNGEGIAYAMESGQIAADVIVQAHSRATPALRELTLHSYPKVLKETYGGYYTLGRAFVKLIGNPKIMKVAAQRGLSHPVLMKFTLKMLANLTDPTGGDAMDRVINGLSKVAPKA, from the coding sequence GTGACCGAGCCCCTCTCCGAGCACTCCGCTGACGTCATCGTCGTCGGGGCCGGGCCCGCCGGATCGACCACTGCTTATTACCTGGCCAAGGCCGGACTTGACGTCCTGCTCCTGGAGAAGACCGCGTTCCCGCGCGAGAAGGTCTGCGGCGACGGCCTGACCCCGCGCGCCACCAAGCAGCTCGTTTCGATGGGCATCGACATCTCCGAAGAGGCCGGCTGGCTGCGCAACAAGGGCCTGCGGATCATCGGCGGCGGCCAGCGGCTCCAGCTGGACTGGCCCGAGCTGGCCTCCTTCCCCGACTACGGACTCGTCCGCAAGCGCGACGACTTCGACGAGACCCTGGCCCGCCAGGCGCAGAAGGCCGGCGCCCGGCTGTACGAGCGCTGCAACGTGGGCGAGCCCGTACGCGATCCCCGTACCGGCCACATCACCGGAGTGACGGCGAAGCTCGGCGAGGAGAAGACGCAGGTCACCTTCCACGCCCCCCTCGTCGTCGCCGCCGACGGCAACTCCTCCCGGCTCTCCCTGGCGATGGGCCTGCACCGCCGCGAGGACCGCCCGATGGGCGTGGCCGTGCGGACGTACTTCACCTCCCCGCGCCACGACGACGACTACCTGGAGTCCTGGCTGGAGCTCTGGGACCGGCGCGGGGCCGAGGACCGGCTGCTGCCCGGCTACGGCTGGATCTTCGGCATGGGCGACGGCACCTCCAACGTCGGCCTCGGCATCCTCAACTCCTCCTCCGCCTTCAAGGAGCTGGACTGGCGCGAGGTCCTCAAGGCCTGGTGCGCCTCGATGCCGGAGGACTGGGGCTACACCCCCGAGAACATGACGCAGCCCATCCGCGGCGCGGCCCTGCCGATGGCCTTCAACCGGCAGCCGCACTACACCAAGGGGCTGCTGCTCGTCGGTGACGCGGGCGGGCTCGTCAACCCGTTCAACGGCGAGGGCATCGCCTACGCGATGGAGTCGGGGCAGATCGCCGCCGACGTCATCGTCCAGGCCCACTCCCGCGCCACTCCGGCCCTGCGCGAACTGACCCTGCACAGCTACCCGAAGGTCCTCAAGGAGACCTACGGCGGCTACTACACCCTGGGCCGCGCCTTCGTGAAGCTCATCGGCAACCCGAAGATCATGAAGGTCGCCGCCCAGCGCGGGCTGAGCCACCCGGTGCTGATGAAGTTCACCCTGAAGATGCTGGCCAACCTGACCGACCCGACGGGCGGCGACGCGATGGACCGCGTCATCAACGGCCTTTCGAAGGTGGCTCCAAAAGCCTGA
- a CDS encoding GNAT family N-acetyltransferase: MCSLCSERDRDPKGCPVTTSPTRPLPVVQLRVPTDEDAHAWHRVFRDPDVMEFLGGPAELSFYEEITARQRMHDARLGFCLWTLLDADGEVLGFTGAQPWPESKGWGPVGEIEIGWRLGRSAWGRGYAYAAALATLERVRGAGVPDVVAMIDDANVRSIAVAERLGMTLADRFPIPGGPRVARRYALTLQPA; encoded by the coding sequence ATGTGCAGTCTATGCAGCGAGAGAGATCGCGATCCGAAGGGCTGCCCTGTGACCACCTCGCCGACCCGGCCGCTCCCTGTCGTCCAGCTCCGTGTGCCCACGGACGAGGACGCGCACGCCTGGCACCGGGTCTTCCGCGACCCCGATGTCATGGAGTTCCTCGGGGGGCCCGCCGAGCTCTCCTTCTACGAGGAAATCACCGCCCGGCAGCGGATGCACGACGCCCGGCTCGGCTTCTGCCTGTGGACGCTGCTCGACGCGGACGGTGAGGTCCTCGGCTTCACCGGGGCCCAGCCGTGGCCGGAGTCGAAGGGGTGGGGGCCGGTCGGGGAGATCGAGATCGGCTGGCGGCTCGGTCGCTCCGCGTGGGGGCGGGGGTACGCGTACGCGGCTGCGCTGGCGACGCTGGAGCGGGTGCGGGGGGCCGGGGTTCCGGATGTGGTGGCGATGATCGACGATGCGAATGTCCGCTCGATCGCGGTGGCGGAGCGGCTGGGCATGACCCTGGCGGACCGCTTCCCGATCCCCGGCGGCCCCCGCGTGGCCCGCCGCTACGCCCTCACCCTCCAGCCCGCCTGA
- a CDS encoding glutaminase, translating into MDYQALLEQVAKDIAPLVGSGTPAEYIPALASVDPRQFGMAIADLDGNVFGVGDWRTPFSTQSITKVFALALALAEGGDSLWERVGREPSGNPFNSLVQLEYENGIPRNPFINAGALVVTDRLQTLTGDASSELLRFLREESQNPDVAFDAEVAASEQEHGDRNAALAHFMAAYGNIDNPVPTLLEHYFWQCSIEMTCADLARAGRFLARHGLRADGSRLLTRSEAKQVNAVMLTCGTYDAAGEFAYRVGLPGKSGVGGGIVAVVPGACTLAAWSPGLDAQGNSVAAVAALDRFTTLTGLSVF; encoded by the coding sequence GTGGACTACCAGGCGCTGCTGGAACAGGTCGCGAAGGACATCGCCCCGCTGGTGGGCAGCGGGACGCCCGCCGAGTACATCCCGGCGCTGGCGTCCGTGGACCCCCGGCAGTTCGGGATGGCCATCGCCGACCTCGACGGCAACGTGTTCGGGGTGGGGGACTGGCGGACGCCGTTCTCCACGCAGTCCATCACCAAGGTCTTCGCGCTGGCCCTCGCGCTCGCCGAGGGCGGCGACAGCCTGTGGGAGCGGGTCGGCCGGGAACCCTCCGGCAACCCGTTCAACTCCCTCGTGCAGCTGGAGTACGAGAACGGCATCCCGCGCAACCCCTTCATCAACGCGGGCGCGCTCGTCGTCACCGACCGGCTCCAGACGCTGACGGGCGACGCGAGCAGCGAACTGCTGCGGTTCCTCCGGGAGGAGAGCCAGAACCCGGACGTCGCCTTCGACGCGGAGGTCGCCGCCTCCGAACAGGAACACGGCGACCGCAACGCGGCCCTGGCCCACTTCATGGCCGCCTACGGGAACATCGACAACCCGGTGCCGACGCTGCTGGAGCACTACTTCTGGCAGTGCTCCATCGAGATGACCTGCGCCGACCTGGCCCGGGCGGGGCGCTTCCTGGCCCGCCACGGTCTGCGCGCCGACGGCTCGCGGCTCCTCACCCGCAGCGAGGCGAAGCAGGTCAACGCGGTGATGCTGACCTGTGGGACGTACGACGCGGCGGGGGAGTTCGCCTACCGGGTGGGGCTGCCCGGCAAGAGCGGTGTCGGCGGGGGCATCGTCGCGGTCGTGCCCGGCGCGTGCACGCTGGCCGCGTGGAGCCCCGGCCTGGACGCCCAGGGCAACTCCGTGGCCGCGGTGGCCGCCCTGGACCGCTTCACGACCCTGACGGGCCTGAGCGTGTTCTAG